Proteins encoded within one genomic window of Saccharomyces mikatae IFO 1815 strain IFO1815 genome assembly, chromosome: 15:
- the ISW2 gene encoding DNA translocase (similar to Saccharomyces cerevisiae ISW2 (YOR304W); ancestral locus Anc_8.778), which produces MTTQQEEEQLRDTESGENQSSLEGPTETSDFSSKGDGYDDNIEQSEGPLGMEVYTVADRSPEYWTERKKKFVLDVDPKYAKQKDKSDTYKRFKYLLGVTDLFRHFIGIKAKHDKNIQKLLKKLDSDANKLSKSQSSISSSSRHHRKTEKEEDAELMADEEEEIVDEYQEDIFVSESPSFIKSGKLRDYQVQGLNWLISLHENKLSGILADEMGLGKTLQTISFLGYLRYVKQIDGPFLIIVPKSTLDNWRREFLKWTPNVNVLVLHGDKDTRADIVRNIILQARFDVLITSYEMVIREKNALKRLAWQYIVIDEAHRIKNEQSALSQIIRLFYSKNRLLITGTPLQNNLHELWALLNFLLPDIFGDSALFDEWFEQNNSEQDQEIVVQQLHSVLNPFLLRRVKADVEKSLLPKIETNVYVGMTDMQIQWYKSLLEKDIDAVNGAVGKREGKTRLLNIVMQLRKCCNHPYLFEGAEPGPPYTTDEHLIFNAGKMIILDKLLKRLKERGSRVLIFSQMSRLLDILEDYCYFRDFEYCRIDGSTSHEERIEAIDEYNKPNSEKFVFLLTTRAGGLGINLVTADTVILFDSDWNPQADLQAMDRAHRIGQKKQVHVYRFVTENAIEEKVIERAAQKLRLDQLVIQQGTGKKTASLGNSKDDLLDMIQFGAKNMFEKKASKVTVDADIDDILKKGEQKTQELNAKYQSLGLDDLQKFNGIENQSAYEWNGKSFQKKSDDKVVEWINPSRRERRREQTTYSVDDYYKEIIGGGSKSASKQIPQTKAPRAPKIIHGQDFQFFPKELDVLQEKEQLYFKKKVNYKVTSYDITGDTRNEGSDADEEEEGEYIDTANAEGHKAHEELEKRIQEQQEKINSAPDFTEEDELQKQNLISKAFSNWNKRDFMAFINACAKYGRDDMKSIKTSIDSKTPEEVEKYAKVFWERLREINGWEKYLHNIELGEKKNDKLKFQETLLRQKIEQCKHPLHELVIQYPPNNARRTYNTLEDKFLLLAVNKYGLRADKLYEKLKQEIMMSDLFTFDWFIKTRTVHELSKRVHTLLTLIVREYEQPDANKKKRSRTTTTREDTPLSPNESTRASIAPNLPLTVVSNQKDTSGHIDKRSKVDQEI; this is translated from the coding sequence ATGACGACCCAACAGGAGGAAGAGCAGCTGCGGGACACCGAGAGTGGTGAAAATCAATCATCTTTAGAAGGTCCAACTGAAACTTCTGATTTTAGTTCAAAGGGCGACGGTTATGACGATAATATCGAACAAAGTGAAGGCCCATTAGGTATGGAAGTATATACGGTAGCAGATAGATCACCGGAATATTGGACcgaaagaaagaaaaaattcgtGTTAGATGTAGATCCGAAATATGCCAAACAGAAGGACAAGTCCGATACGTACAAAAGGTTTAAATATTTACTGGGCGTCACAGATCTTTTCCGTCATTTTATTGGCATTAAGGCGAAGCATGataaaaacattcaaaaactgctgaaaaaattagatTCTGATGCCAACAAACTTTCCAAATCACAAAGCtccatttcttcatcatcacgTCATCACagaaaaacagaaaaggaGGAAGATGCTGAATTAATGGCTGATGAGGAAGAGGAGATCGTTGATGAATATCAGGAAGACATATTCGTCTCTGAATCTCCTTCTTTCATCAAATCAGGAAAATTAAGAGACTATCAAGTACAAGGATTGAATTGGTTGATTTCGTTGCATGAAAATAAGTTATCCGGTATATTAGCAGATGAAATGGGACTGGGTAAGACCTTGCAaacaatttcatttttaggTTATTTAAGGTATGTCAAACAAATTGATGGTCCTTTTTTAATTATAGTGCCGAAATCAACATTAGATAATTGGAGACGAGAGTTTCTTAAATGGACTCCAAACGTCAATGTTCTTGTGTTACATGGTGACAAAGATACAAGAGCAGACATCGTACGCAATATAATATTGCAGGCTAGGTTTGACGTATTAATTACATCTTACGAAATGGTCattagagaaaaaaatgctttaAAAAGATTAGCTTGGCAATACATCGTTATTGATGAAGCTCACAGGATAAAAAACGAACAAAGCGCACTATCTCAAATAATTAGATTGTTTTACTCTAAAAACAGACTTTTAATCACAGGCACGCCCTTACAAAACAACCTACATGAATTATGGGCTTTACTGAATTTCCTATTGCCAGATATATTTGGTGATTCAGCATTGTTTGATGAATGGTTTGAACAGAATAATTCCGAACAGGATCAAGAAATTGTGGTCCAGCAATTGCACTCAGTGTTAAATCCCTTCTTACTGAGAAGAGTGAAAGCGGACGTTGAAAAATCTTTATTACCTAAAATTGAAACGAACGTTTACGTAGGAATGACGGATATGCAAATTCAATGGTATAAGTCCTTACTAGAAAAGGATATAGATGCCGTTAACGGTGCTGTCGGGAAAAGAGAGGGTAAAACAAGACTATTAAATATTGTCATGCAATTGAGAAAATGCTGTAACCATCCGTATCTTTTTGAAGGTGCAGAACCAGGTCCTCCATACACTACTGATGAACATTTAATTTTCAATGCTGGAAAAATGATTATATTAGATAAACTTCTGAAAAGATTAAAGGAAAGGGGATCCAGAGTATTAATCTTCAGTCAAATGTCAAGATTGTTGGATATATTAGAGGATTATTGCTATTTCAGGGATTTTGAATATTGCAGAATCGATGGTTCTACCAGCCATGAAGAACGTATAGAGGCCATCGATGAGTATAATAAGCCAAATTCTGAAAAGTTCGTTTTTCTGCTAACAACACGTGCCGGTGGTTTAGGCATAAACCTTGTCACAGCAGACACAGTAATACTTTTTGATTCTGATTGGAACCCTCAAGCAGATTTACAAGCAATGGATAGGGCACATAGAATCGgccaaaagaaacaagttCATGTTTATAGATTTGTCACAGAAAAtgctattgaagaaaaagtcaTTGAGCGTGCCGCACAGAAACTAAGACTTGACCAATTGGTTATCCAACAGGGTACCGGTAAAAAAACAGCCTCCCTTGGTAACTCAAAAGATGATCTTTTGGATATGATTCAGTTTGGCGCAAAAAATatgtttgaaaagaaagcaagcAAGGTTACCGTTGATGCTGACATTGATGacatattgaaaaagggAGAACAGAAAACACAGGAACTAAATGCCAAATACCAAAGTTTAGGGCTTGATGATCTACAAAAGTTCAACGGAATAGAAAACCAATCTGCTTACGAATGGAACGGTAaaagctttcaaaaaaagtcaGACGACAAAGTTGTTGAATGGATTAATCCTTCCCgaagagaaagaaggaGGGAGCAAACCACGTATTCAGTTGATGATTACTATAAGGAAATTATCGGTGGAGGATCGAAATCAGCAAGTAAGCAAATTCCACAAACAAAGGCACCACGTGCTCCAAAGATTATACATGGCCAAGatttccaattctttcCCAAAGAATTAGATGTCttacaagaaaaggaacagctttatttcaaaaaaaaggtcaaCTACAAAGTTACTTCTTATGATATTACAGGAGATACAAGAAATGAAGGAAGCGATGCCgacgaagaagaggaaggaGAATACATAGATACAGCTAATGCCGAAGGTCACAAAGCTCATGAAGaactagaaaaaagaattcagGAACAGCAAGAGAAGATCAATTCTGCACCCGATTttactgaagaagatgaactGCAGAAGCAAaatttgatttcaaaaGCGTTTAGTAATTGGAATAAAAGAGATTTTATGGCTTTTATCAATGCCTGTGCCAAATACGGTAGAGATGATATGAAGAGTATTAAAACATCTATAGATTCTAAAACACCAGAGGAGGTCGAAAAGTATGCAAAAGTATTTTGGGAAAGGTTAAGGGAGATCAATGGTTGGGAGAAATATTTGCATAATATCGAACTTggtgaaaagaagaatgacAAACTTAAATTTCAGGAAACTTTATTAAGGCAGAAAATCGAACAATGTAAGCATCCTTTACATGAACTAGTGATACAATACCCGCCTAATAATGCAAGAAGAACTTATAATACATTAGAAGACAAATTTTTACTGTTAGCGGTTAACAAATACGGGCTTCGTGCTGACAAACTCTACGAAAAGTTGAAACAGGAAATTATGATGAGTGACTTATTCACTTTCGATTGGTTTATAAAAACGAGAACAGTGCATGAACTATCAAAAAGAGTTCATACGCTATTAACGTTAATTGTAAGAGAATACGAGCAACCTGACGcgaacaagaagaaaagaagtagAACTACAACGACTAGAGAGGATACTCCTTTATCTCCAAATGAAAGCACAAGAGCTTCTATAGCTCCAAATCTTCCATTAACGGTTGTATCGAACCAAAAGGATACAAGTGGTCATATTGATAAAAGGTCTAAAGTCGATCAGGAAATATAA
- the RRG7 gene encoding Rrg7p (similar to Saccharomyces cerevisiae RRG7 (YOR305W); ancestral locus Anc_8.782): MIKNYLGRRWLNNSAIQVYIKQNAAVAHSTVFQGNLYEYTVMRELSEKLQMTRLRKIGGAHDGGVDVKGYWPVDDIYWKTSSLIPSLEMTDNMKRTNSQNGFVLKPLKYRIIDHTFEPLKVLAQCKAFTKSKLSPREFRELVGTFTSLVSHNQRNKTVCIMCSPHLLTKDSLKLINNISLPMIYLRVEMLKEKADGDFDLMNSGRLVNYYENSYASTLLQDCKISEWLKLGMYQNSEIGLRK, encoded by the coding sequence atgataaaaaattactTAGGACGAAGATGGCTCAATAATTCTGCAATCCAAGTATACATCAAGCAAAATGCTGCTGTCGCCCATTCAACGGTATTTCAAGGAAATCTTTATGAATATACAGTGATGAGGGAGTTATCTGAAAAACTACAAATGACTAGACTAAGGAAAATTGGTGGCGCCCATGATGGAGGTGTAGATGTAAAGGGATATTGGCCGGTGGATGATATATATTGGAAAACTTCATCGCTAATTCCTAGTTTGGAGATGACTGATAACATGAAGAGAACTAATTCCCAAAATGGTTTCGTATTGAAGCCATTGAAGTATAGAATAATTGATCACACTTTTGAACCATTGAAAGTACTAGCTCAGTGTAAGGCTTTcacaaaatcaaaactaTCTCCCAGAGAATTTCGTGAGTTAGTAGGTACATTTACCTCATTAGTGTCACACAATCAACGCAACAAAACTGTTTGTATTATGTGTTCCCCCCACTTGCTGACAAAGGATTCGCTAAAACTTATCAACAACATTTCACTTCCTATGATATATCTACGTGTCGAGATGTTGAAGGAGAAAGCTGACGGAGACTTTGACTTAATGAATTCAGGAAGACTGGTTAATTATTATGAGAATTCATACGCCTCCACACTACTACAAGACTGCAAAATTTCAGAATGGCTTAAGTTGGGGATGTACCAGAATAGTGAAATTGGTTTgcgaaaataa
- the MCH5 gene encoding riboflavin transporter (similar to Saccharomyces cerevisiae MCH5 (YOR306C); ancestral locus Anc_8.783) has translation MSSESLTPKDTVIPEEQTNQLRQSNLDEDSIHYEPEEDDLVSLETAASYASTLVSAKVYTKKEGNKATDIESRPHWGEYTSSTHNSDHEEDNFNEETESFPEGGLQAWVVTFGCFLGLVACFGLLNSTGVLESHLQDNQLASESVSTIGWLFSLFLFVCFASCIISGTYFDRNGFRTIMIVGTVFHVAGLFATANSTKYWHFILSFAIVCGFGNGIILSPLVSVPAHYFYKRRGTALAMATIGGSVGGVVFPIMLRSLFSMKSDTDPSYGFVWGVRTLGFLDLALLTLCILLVKERLPHVIESSKDGEPHWRYILRVYILQCFDAKAFLDMKYLFCVLGTVFGELSINSTLTYYGSYATSHGISADDACTLIMVINVCGIPGRWVPGYMSDKFGRFNVAIVTLFTLFIVIFVGWLPFGTNLTNMYVISALYGFCSGSVFSLLPVCCGQISKTEEFGKRYSTMYFVVAFGTLVGIPITGAIISKKTTADYQHYIIFCGLATFVSAVCYIISRAYCVGFKWVRF, from the coding sequence atgagCTCAGAAAGCTTAACACCTAAAGATACTGTAATTCCAGAAGAGCAAACGAACCAACTACGGCAATCTAACTTAGATGAGGATAGCATACACTATGAACCAGAGGAGGATGATTTGGTTTCTTTAGAAACAGCCGCCTCGTACGCCTCAACCTTGGTATCGGCAAAAGTATATACTAAAAAGGAAGGGAATAAAGCTACTGACATTGAAAGCCGGCCGCATTGGGGTGAGTATACCTCGAGCACGCATAACAGTGACcatgaagaagataattTCAATGAGGAGACAGAGAGCTTCCCAGAAGGTGGACTTCAAGCTTGGGTGGTCACGTTTGGTTGCTTCTTAGGTCTGGTTGCATGCTTTGGATTATTGAATTCAACGGGAGTCCTAGAAAGTCACCTGCAGGACAACCAATTAGCTAGTGAAAGTGTTTCCACCATTGGTTGGTTGTTTTCcctatttctttttgtttgcTTTGCCTCATGCATCATCAGTGGTACTTACTTCGATAGAAATGGATTTAGGACCATCATGATTGTAGGCACGGTTTTTCATGTGGCTGGCCTATTTGCTACCGCTAACTCTACAAAATATTGGCATTTTATATTGTCCTTTGCCATAGTCTGCGGGTTTGGTAACGGTATTATACTAAGTCCCTTGGTAAGTGTCCCTGCCCATTACTTCTACAAAAGGCGTGGTACTGCTTTAGCAATGGCTACTATTGGTGGTAGTGTTGGCGGTGTTGTTTTTCCAATTATGCTGCGtagtttattttctatGAAATCGGACACTGATCCAAGTTATGGCTTTGTTTGGGGTGTTAGGACTTTAGGGTTTTTAGACCTTGCCCTGCTAACCTTATGCATCCTCTTAGTAAAGGAAAGGCTGCCGCACGTTATTGAAAGTTCTAAAGATGGTGAGCCACATTGGAGATATATACTCAGGGTTTATATCCTACAATGTTTTGATGCGAAGGCCTTCCTAGACATGAAGTACCTCTTTTGCGTTCTGGGAACAGTATTTGGTGAGTTATCTATTAATTCAACTCTCACTTATTATGGCTCATACGCTACTAGTCATGGAATTTCAGCAGACGATGCCTGCACCTTGATTATGGTTATAAATGTCTGCGGTATACCTGGGAGATGGGTTCCTGGTTATATGAGTGATAAGTTTGGTAGATTTAATGTCGCTATTGTAACTTTGTTCACCCTGTTTATCGTCATATTTGTGGGCTGGTTGCCATTTGGCACCAACCTGACAAACATGTATGTTATTAGTGCCTTATATGGGTTCTGTTCTGGAAGTGTCTTTTCCTTACTTCCTGTCTGCTGTGGACAGATATCTAAGACGGAAGAGTTTGGTAAGCGTTACTCTACGATGTACTTCGTTGTCGCTTTCGGCACTTTAGTTGGTATTCCAATAACGGGGGCTATTATTTCTAAGAAAACTACAGCAGATTACCAACACTACATCATTTTTTGCGGTTTGGCAACATTTGTCAGCGCTGTTTGTTACATAATTTCGAGAGCATATTGTGTGGGCTTCAAGTGGGTCAGATTTTAG
- the SLY41 gene encoding Sly41p (similar to Saccharomyces cerevisiae SLY41 (YOR307C); ancestral locus Anc_8.785): MIQTQSSAIKRRNSVHRNLFDPSLYQIPEPPRGSFQHQKNEYSRETSGHRVFEKGYTSFKNSFIQLFPSSIRGYLPEVDLRVTIICFIWYVTSSISSNLSKTILRTFNHPIALTELQFFVSGILCVGFASMVNLFRLPRLKHTKFSKALNSFPDGILPEYLDGDFHNSILRKFLVPSKLVLLTTFPMGIFQFVGHITSHKAISMIPVSLVHSVKALSPIITVGYYKFFEHRYYNAMTYYTLLLLIFGVMITCWSTHGRKGISDKRSGSLFIGLLFAFISMIIFVTQNIFAKSILTIRRRVGILPSSSTEDVTKKKELSSLDKTRYSPLQVDKITILFYCSCIGFSLTLFPFLTGELVHGGSVINDLTLRTICLVVIHGIAHFFQAMLAFQLIGLLSSINYSVANIMKRIVVISVAIFWETNVNFTQIFGVILTIAGLYGYDQWGLSRKEGTQA; this comes from the coding sequence ATGATTCAAACACAAAGTAGTGCGATTAAACGGCGTAACTCCGTCCATAGAAACCTTTTTGACCCATCGTTGTATCAGATACCAGAACCACCACGTGGGAGTTTCCAACATCAGAAGAATGAATATAGTAGAGAGACATCTGGTCATCGcgtttttgaaaaaggttATACTAGCTTCAAAAATAGTTTCATACAACTGTTTCCTAGCAGTATACGAGGATACCTACCTGAAGTCGATTTGAGAGTCACTATAATCTGTTTCATATGGTACGTCACATCCTCTATCTCAAGTAACCTGTCCAAGACTATTTTAAGAACTTTTAATCATCCAATAGCCCTCACAGAACTGCAATTTTTTGTCAGTGGTATATTATGTGTCGGTTTTGCTTCTATGGTAAACTTATTTCGACTACCTCGTTTGAAGCATACGAAGTTTTCGAAGGCACTGAATAGTTTCCCTGATGGGATTCTTCCAGAATATTTAGATGGTGATTTCCATAATTCCATTCTGCGTAAGTTTTTGGTTCCGTCAAAACTGGTTTTATTGACTACATTTCCTATGGGAATATTTCAGTTCGTTGGGCATATCACGTCGCATAAGGCAATATCGATGATTCCTGTATCACTAGTACATTCTGTGAAGGCACTCTCCCCGATAATAACCGTTGGATACTATAAGTTTTTTGAACATCGCTATTACAATGCCATGACATATTATACCCTGTTACTTCTAATTTTTGGCGTTATGATTACTTGTTGGTCAACCCATGGCCGTAAGGGGATTTCAGACAAAAGGAGTGGCTCTTTATTTATTGGGTTACTTTTCGCATTCATTTCCATGATTATCTTTGTAACACAGAATATTTTTGCCAAAAGTATCCTAACCATCAGGAGGAGGGTAGGAATACTACCTTCCTCGTCTACAGAGGACGttacaaagaagaaggagcTATCCAGTCTGGACAAAACAAGATACTCGCCATTGCAAGTAGATAAGATTACCATATTATTTTACTGCTCGTGCATTGGGTTTTCATTAACCCTATTCCCTTTTTTAACTGGTGAGCTGGTACATGGTGGTAGTGTTATCAATGATTTAACATTAAGAACGATATGTCTTGTAGTGATCCATGGTATAGCACATTTCTTCCAGGCTATGCTTGCTTTCCAGTTGATCGGGTTACTGTCTTCCATTAACTATTCGGTAGCAAACATCATGAAAAGGATCGTCGTCATATCCGTTGCAATTTTTTGGGAAACAAATGTAAACTTCACGCAAATTTTTGGCGTTATCTTGACAATTGCCGGGTTGTACGGTTATGATCAATGGGGGCTTTCCAGAAAGGAAGGCACACAAGCATAA
- the SNU66 gene encoding U4/U6-U5 snRNP complex subunit SNU66 (similar to Saccharomyces cerevisiae SNU66 (YOR308C); ancestral locus Anc_8.786), with translation MDKQESLSVAETNKIREKLGLKPILVFQEKNVGSKESLSIEETNKLRASLGLELIPSQQNINVSHNNMSSTAKENALREKITKFQNASNLLRKPRLFEETGFNEGSSWLENLNAITSVDEAKPSSTVLPHEDVSREDEDVHLHDVQVSYNIDELSTKKDTILTLKETSIFDDVDSSDVLENEKAAQETTDRKKLRLRQMNKERRQKRMELHVSSLDIEEEEMHSHANAHLIIGVEQGIMKVPKPTSVKLPAGKVKVNFDHVNDSSDENGGDFKSLKIKKRKIKDPKSSKSRKFKIAHKIEGVKLIDEDENLSWMDEEQPVSIINLRSNTKDELKSADHLAREIEKVRDEKKRRAEDISKMRGNSDSLIIDEKVTFLNTLDAGFLEGNASKNEVKLDNEEKKNVGYITGQYLKKANDNCELSEMVNNKSKNEQDNKVAPDFFSGLASTLGAFRKKSIPGLDNVRPKVAIDAKQTSNIELLRKRVLNKESMDSNTYINDESYKLNRSEASEGPDNTTSTQQSRQDHYDPEIQLIYRDEKGNQLTTKEAYKKLSQKFHGTKSNKKKRAKMQSKIEARKNIFEDDSVLELGNR, from the coding sequence ATGGACAAACAAGAAAGCCTTTCTGTTGCTGAGACAAATAAAATAAGAGAAAAGCTGGGTTTGAAGCCTATTCTAGtgtttcaagaaaaaaatgtaggCAGCAAAGAATCTTTGTCAATCGAAGAGACAAACAAATTAAGGGCTTCCCTTGGCCTGGAGCTTATCCCGTctcaacaaaatataaacgTTTCCCACAATAATATGTCTAGTACTGCCAAGGAGAATGCACTTCGAGAGAAGATAacaaagtttcaaaatgCTAGCAATCTTCTACGGAAGCCGCGCCTATTTGAAGAAACCGGTTTTAATGAAGGCAGTTCTTGGCTAGAAAACCTTAATGCAATTACTTCAGTAGATGAAGCCAAACCTTCCAGTACGGTGTTGCCACATGAAGATGTGTCAAGGGAAGACGAAGATGTTCATCTGCATGATGTTCAGGTTTCCTATAATATCGACGAACTCAgcacaaaaaaagatacaaTCTtaactttgaaagaaacaagTATTTTTGATGACGTTGATTCTTCTGATGTATTAGAGAATGAAAAGGCCGCTCAGGAAACTACTGATAGGAAAAAACTACGGTTACGGCAAatgaataaagaaagaaggcAAAAGAGAATGGAATTACATGTTTCTAGCTtagatattgaagaagaagaaatgcaTTCGCATGCAAATGCACATTTGATTATTGGAGTAGAGCAAGGGATTATGAAGGTACCAAAACCTACATCTGTCAAACTGCCAGCAGGAAAGGTTAAAGTAAATTTCGACCACGTAAATGATAGTTCAGATGAAAATGGTGGAGACTTCAAatcattaaaaataaagaaacgTAAAATTAAGGATCCAAAATCTTCTAAATCCAGGAAGTTTAAAATTGCTCATAAGATAGAAGGTGTTAAGCTAATagacgaagatgaaaatttatCCTGGATGGACGAAGAACAACCAGTCAGTATAATAAATCTGAGGTCAAATACGAAggatgaattgaaaagcGCAGATCACCTTGCCagagaaattgaaaaagtgaGGGATGAAAAGAAGCGGCGTGCCGAAGATATATCAAAAATGCGTGGGAACTCCGATAGCCTTATTATTGACGAAAAGGTTACCTTTTTAAACACTTTAGATGCGGGCTTTCTTGAGGGAAATGCTAGCAAGAATGAAGTAAAATTGGAtaacgaagaaaagaaaaatgtcgGGTATATCACTGGTCaatatttaaaaaaagcGAATGACAATTGTGAGCTTTCTGAAATGGTtaataataaatcaaaaaatgagCAGGATAATAAAGTCGCACCagactttttttctggCCTTGCATCAACATTAGGGGCATTCcggaaaaaaagtattcCTGGCCTAGATAATGTTCGGCCAAAGGTAGCAATAGATGCTAAACAAACCAGTAATATCGAACTACTTCGGAAGAGAGTTCtgaacaaagaaagtatGGACTCTAATACTTACATAAATGATGAATCATACAAACTGAACCGATCTGAAGCCAGCGAGGGCCCAGATAATACTACAAGTACTCAGCAGAGTAGGCAAGATCATTATGATCCTGAAATACAACTTATTTACAGAGATGAAAAGGGAAACCAACTGACTACTAAGGAGGCATATAAAAAATTGTCACAAAAATTTCATGGTACAAAGagcaacaaaaaaaagagagcaAAAATGCAATCTAAAATTGAAGCCAGAAAAAACATCTTTGAGGATGATAGCGTATTAGAACTCGGTAATAGATAA
- the NOP58 gene encoding RNA-processing protein NOP58 (similar to Saccharomyces cerevisiae NOP58 (YOR310C); ancestral locus Anc_8.787) encodes MAYVLTETSAGYALLKASDKKIYKSSSLIQDLDSSDKVLKEFKIAAFSKFNSAANALEEANSIIEGKVSSQLEKLLEEIKKDKKSTLIVSETKLANAINKLGLNFNVVSDAVTLDIYRAVKEYLPELLPGMSDNDLSKMSLGLAHSIGRHKLKFSADKVDVMIIQAIALLDDLDKELNTYAMRCKEWYGWHFPELAKIVTDSVAYARIILTMGIRSKASETDLSEILPEEIEERVKTAAEVSMGTEITQTDLDNINALAEQIVEFAAYREQLSNYLSARMKAIAPNLTQLVGELVGARLIAHSGSLISLAKSPASTIQILGAEKALFRALKTKHDTPKYGLLYHASLVGQATGKNKGKIARVLAAKAAVSLRYDALAEDRDDSGDIGLESRAKVENRLSQLEGRDLRTTPKVVREAKKVEITEARAYNADADTAKAASDSDSDSDSDDEEEEKEEKKDKKRKRDDDEEVKDSKKSKKEKKEKKEKKEKKEKKEKKDKKEKKDKKEKKSKKEKKEKK; translated from the coding sequence ATGGCTTATGTTTTAACTGAAACTTCAGCTGGTTATGCTCTTTTGAAAGCCtctgataaaaaaatctacaaATCTTCAAGCTTGATTCAAGACTTGGACAGCTCTGACAAAGTCTTGAAAGAATTCAAGATCGCCGCCTTTTCCAAGTTTAACTCTGCAGCTAATGCTTTAGAAGAAGCCAACTCCATTATTGAAGGTAAGGTTTCATCCCAATTAGAAAAGCTTctagaagaaattaaaaagGATAAGAAGTCAACCTTGATTGTTAGTGAAACAAAATTGGCAAACGCCATCAACAAGTTGGGATTGAATTTCAATGTTGTTTCCGATGCCGTTACCCTAGACATTTATAGAGCGGTTAAAGAATACTTACCAGAATTACTGCCAGGAATGTCAGACAATGATCTAAGTAAAATGTCTTTGGGTTTAGCTCATTCCATCGGTCGTCATAAGTTAAAGTTTTCTGCTGATAAGGTTGATGTTATGATTATTCAAGCCATTGCTTTATTGGATGATTTAGATAAAGAATTGAACACATATGCCATGAGATGTAAGGAATGGTACGGGTGGCACTTTCCTGAACTAGCTAAGATTGTCACTGATTCTGTCGCTTACGCTAGAATTATTTTAACAATGGGTATTAGATCCAAGGCTTCTGAAACTGATTTGAGTGAGATCTTACCAGAAGAAATCGAAGAACGTGTCAAGACCGCTGCTGAAGTGTCCATGGGTACTGAAATCACTCAAACTGATTTGGACAACATCAACGCCTTAGCTGAACAAATAGTTGAATTTGCTGCTTACAGGGAACAACTTTCCAATTACTTGTCTGCAAGAATGAAGGCTATTGCTCCAAACTTGACTCAACTAGTCGGTGAATTAGTCGGTGCTAGATTAATCGCTCATTCTGGCTCTTTAATTTCTCTGGCCAAGTCGCCAGCTTCAACCATTCAAATATTAGGTGCCGAAAAAGCTTTATTTAGAGCTTTGAAGACGAAGCATGATACACCAAAGTATGGTTTGCTATACCATGCCTCTCTCGTTGGACAAGCTACTGGTAAGAACAAGGGTAAGATTGCAAGGGTTTTAGCTGCGAAGGCCGCTGTCTCATTGCGTTATGATGCTCTAGCTGAAGATAGAGATGATTCCGGTGATATTGGTCTAGAATCAAGAGCCAAAGTAGAAAATAGATTATCCCAATTAGAAGGCAGAGATTTGAGAACTACTCCAAAGGTTGTTCGTGAGGCTAAAAAAGTAGAAATTACAGAAGCTAGAGCCTACAATGCAGACGCTGATACCGCAAAGGCCGCTTCTGATTCTGATTCTGATTCTGattctgatgatgaagaagaagaaaaggaagaaaagaaggacaaaaagagaaagagagacgacgatgaagaagtcAAGGATTCCAAAAAAtccaagaaagaaaagaaggagaagaaagaaaagaaggaaaagaaggaaaagaaggaaaagaaagataagaaggaaaagaaagataagaaggaaaagaagtccaagaaagagaagaaagagaagaaataa